One genomic region from Flagellimonas oceani encodes:
- a CDS encoding helix-turn-helix domain-containing protein: MESLEAIFDQIPIRHDLASHLMLLGIVQGFFLAFVIFLRAKRKSAIKLFGWSLLVQCLVFLDVYLCYTGLMKYTIQFNDSTEFLVLLITPTLYFFLYTLLERKPITLKKHWPHFVLPFLYAISQINYYLSPVQVKLNAYLGAYHRNLGFLEVPGDMDYSYHYIKDEFRWLVLLSFAFYLILSLLLVLKTRKRGWTSPKHIKVDKYIFSRNTVIFFFVLMVSLFLIYLNYDDDGGDHIIGIMQTITIFITSFFILSESRFFEKSWIADKYETLANNSTQFESIEGFVMASQYYSNQDISLKKVADELGTNGNTVSKLINSETGTNFNDYINQKRIALAQERLLDDEFKQLTVEAVGQSVGFKSKSAFYNAFKKHTGQSPSAFMKQKRG; the protein is encoded by the coding sequence ATGGAAAGTCTTGAGGCCATATTTGATCAAATCCCCATAAGGCACGACCTTGCGTCCCACCTCATGCTATTGGGCATTGTTCAAGGTTTTTTCCTGGCCTTTGTCATTTTTTTGAGGGCAAAAAGGAAGTCAGCCATCAAGTTGTTCGGATGGTCCCTCTTGGTGCAGTGCTTGGTTTTTTTGGATGTGTACCTCTGCTATACGGGTTTGATGAAATACACCATCCAATTTAATGATTCCACTGAATTTTTGGTGCTCCTTATCACCCCGACGCTCTATTTTTTCTTGTACACCTTGCTGGAACGAAAGCCCATTACCCTAAAAAAACATTGGCCCCACTTTGTACTGCCCTTTCTGTACGCGATTTCGCAAATCAACTATTATTTAAGCCCTGTCCAAGTAAAACTTAATGCCTATTTGGGGGCCTACCATCGGAATTTGGGCTTTTTGGAGGTTCCTGGGGATATGGACTATTCCTACCACTATATCAAAGATGAGTTCAGATGGTTGGTACTGCTCAGTTTTGCGTTCTATCTGATTTTGTCGCTTTTATTGGTGTTAAAAACAAGAAAACGGGGGTGGACATCACCAAAACACATCAAAGTGGACAAGTATATTTTTTCCAGAAACACCGTTATTTTCTTTTTTGTGTTGATGGTTTCCTTGTTCCTTATCTACTTGAATTATGATGATGATGGTGGAGATCATATCATCGGTATTATGCAAACCATTACCATCTTCATTACCTCGTTTTTTATACTCTCGGAATCCCGTTTTTTTGAAAAATCTTGGATTGCGGATAAGTATGAGACCCTTGCCAACAACTCCACTCAATTTGAATCCATTGAAGGTTTTGTGATGGCATCCCAGTACTATTCCAACCAAGATATTAGCCTAAAGAAAGTAGCGGACGAACTGGGCACCAATGGCAATACCGTGTCCAAACTCATCAATTCCGAAACTGGAACCAACTTCAACGATTACATCAATCAAAAACGAATTGCCTTGGCCCAAGAAAGGTTATTGGATGATGAATTCAAACAGCTTACCGTGGAAGCCGTGGGGCAGTCCGTAGGTTTCAAATCCAAGTCCGCTTTTTACAATGCCTTTAAAAAACATACCGGACAATCACCTTCCGCATTTATGAAGCAAAAAAGAGGCTAA
- a CDS encoding GAF domain-containing protein — protein MKHDLNSESPLVQLVSFNKLLEHYDEQLNSSHPHIAARAKYVLDTQAPYPFLRDGFTDLSLLEKYKDVISVILEDSFAPILTKNEIKTASTPFESLVFNSSERFRKILRDAGEDFDLEITNIPTEFGYIMRCTVILMFYYGYNLDFKRPFFYDIPDTNGVMRRYRILYNADFMEIIPTEKAKELTQDDVDELLDNFYNLKIWKEKIPPNSFIAKGFVISNMFDVTAEHSVSEIKSTLIGRAQRGNETFMESFEDTFRSFFNLNDIKVGFSGYDSNANRFFKIYGKGMESFILNGKDLEECDSIFCNYTYDKLFKENKYFAISNVEKYFKSSNGEIQPYKSMMEQGIKSAILAPIAVNGNLLGVLELVSGKVNELNSVNANKLDDVMPYIIAAVMRTIEEEENLIDAVIQHECTSVHPSVYWKFQEEAKRFMADELAGNEPVFKEVVFKNVYPLYGQIDIKDSAQERNLAIQRDLMIQLSEINDVLDIAFQKYKLPIYEELMFRVNNYLGEVKEALYTHTEQAVFDFVKEEVDPVFNHLQKEDKEIAGLLQQYNQKIDKATESYYDHRRNYDNSVMEANMKLAALLDKRQEEAQEMFPHYFERYKTDGVEHNMYIGSSITKDKEFSQLFLSNLRLWQLQVMCEMENKYYSLKPHLPVKLDVASLVLVYSTSLAIRFRMDEKRFDVDGTYNARYEVIKKRIDKSFIKGTNERLTQKGKLAIVYSQRKDEKEYMRYISFLKAKGYFTNNIEIVELEGVQGVSGLKAIRAEILYQKDKKSERTYTYDDLMEELNS, from the coding sequence ATGAAGCACGACCTCAATTCGGAAAGCCCGCTCGTTCAGTTGGTAAGTTTCAACAAATTGTTGGAGCATTACGATGAGCAGCTCAACAGTTCCCATCCACACATTGCCGCAAGGGCAAAATATGTGTTGGATACACAGGCTCCCTACCCTTTTTTAAGGGATGGGTTTACCGATTTGTCCTTGTTGGAAAAATACAAGGATGTGATCAGTGTGATCTTGGAGGATTCTTTTGCTCCGATTTTGACCAAGAACGAGATCAAAACGGCATCTACACCGTTTGAAAGCCTGGTCTTCAACTCATCGGAACGTTTTCGTAAGATTTTGAGGGACGCAGGCGAGGATTTTGATCTGGAAATCACGAACATACCCACGGAGTTTGGGTATATTATGAGGTGTACCGTAATTTTAATGTTCTATTATGGGTACAATTTAGACTTTAAACGCCCGTTCTTTTACGATATTCCCGATACCAATGGAGTGATGCGCAGGTACCGAATTCTGTACAATGCGGATTTTATGGAGATCATTCCCACCGAAAAGGCCAAGGAACTCACGCAGGATGATGTGGACGAGTTGCTGGACAATTTCTATAATTTAAAAATTTGGAAAGAGAAGATTCCGCCCAACAGCTTTATCGCCAAAGGATTTGTAATTTCCAATATGTTCGATGTGACCGCAGAGCATTCCGTGTCAGAGATCAAATCGACCTTGATCGGCCGTGCCCAAAGGGGCAACGAGACCTTTATGGAAAGTTTTGAGGATACCTTTCGCTCGTTTTTTAACCTTAACGATATTAAGGTAGGTTTTTCCGGATATGACTCCAATGCCAACCGATTTTTCAAAATATACGGCAAGGGCATGGAGAGCTTTATACTTAATGGGAAGGATTTGGAGGAATGTGATTCCATTTTCTGTAACTATACCTACGACAAGTTGTTCAAGGAGAACAAGTATTTTGCCATTTCCAATGTGGAGAAATATTTTAAAAGTTCGAATGGTGAGATCCAACCCTATAAAAGCATGATGGAGCAGGGCATTAAAAGTGCCATCTTGGCTCCGATTGCCGTAAACGGAAACCTTTTGGGCGTATTGGAGCTGGTTTCGGGCAAGGTGAACGAGCTCAACAGTGTCAATGCCAATAAGTTGGATGATGTGATGCCATACATTATCGCCGCTGTGATGCGAACCATAGAGGAAGAAGAAAATTTAATAGATGCCGTGATCCAGCATGAGTGTACCTCGGTCCATCCATCCGTGTATTGGAAATTCCAAGAAGAGGCCAAGCGTTTTATGGCAGACGAACTGGCGGGCAACGAACCTGTGTTCAAGGAGGTGGTTTTCAAGAATGTTTACCCATTGTATGGCCAAATTGACATCAAGGATTCGGCCCAAGAGCGAAATCTAGCCATCCAAAGGGATTTAATGATCCAACTCTCGGAGATCAACGATGTGCTGGATATCGCTTTTCAAAAATATAAACTCCCTATTTACGAAGAATTGATGTTCAGGGTGAACAATTATTTGGGCGAGGTAAAAGAAGCATTGTACACCCATACCGAGCAAGCTGTTTTTGATTTTGTGAAGGAAGAAGTAGACCCAGTATTCAACCACCTTCAAAAAGAAGATAAAGAAATCGCTGGGCTGCTCCAACAATACAATCAAAAAATAGATAAGGCCACCGAAAGCTACTACGATCACCGTAGAAATTACGATAATAGTGTAATGGAAGCCAATATGAAGCTTGCGGCGCTACTCGATAAAAGGCAGGAAGAAGCACAAGAAATGTTCCCGCACTATTTTGAACGCTACAAGACCGATGGGGTGGAGCACAATATGTACATTGGTAGCTCAATTACCAAGGATAAGGAGTTCAGTCAACTGTTTTTGAGCAATTTGAGGTTATGGCAGCTTCAGGTCATGTGCGAAATGGAGAACAAGTACTATAGCTTAAAGCCCCATTTGCCCGTTAAGTTGGATGTGGCATCGTTGGTTTTGGTGTACAGCACATCATTGGCCATACGTTTCCGAATGGATGAAAAACGTTTTGATGTTGACGGTACCTATAATGCCAGGTACGAGGTCATCAAAAAGCGTATCGATAAATCATTCATCAAGGGGACCAACGAACGTTTGACACAAAAGGGCAAATTGGCCATTGTGTACTCCCAGCGCAAGGACGAAAAGGAATACATGCGATACATCAGTTTCCTGAAAGCGAAAGGATACTTTACCAACAATATCGAGATTGTGGAGCTGGAAGGAGTCCAGGGTGTATCCGGCCTAAAGGCCATACGGGCAGAAATCCTTTACCAAAAGGACAAGAAATCGGAGCGTACCTATACTTACGACGATTTAATGGAGGAACTGAACTCCTAA
- a CDS encoding metallophosphoesterase, which translates to MSSSTRLDRAYNNAKSVPFDDDSKFIFFSDCHRGDNSFADDFANNRNIYFHALNHYYREGFQYIELGDGDELWENISFESIFEAHKNVYQLLRRFHLEKRLHMIWGNHDMVYRDPDYVDEHLSHYFEPIDGSDKELFEGITYHEAIILKHTETGQELFCTHGHQADWWNYVCWRIGRFLVRVLWKPLQVVGIADPTSPAKNYKELIRIEKRIKRWILKKDLLVTLAGHTHRPRFPEPGQIPFFNDGSCVHPRSITGIEIEKGKISLIKWHIDTKPDGTLQIVRVLLEGPEKLQDYISP; encoded by the coding sequence ATGTCCTCCTCAACCCGATTAGACAGAGCCTACAACAATGCTAAATCCGTCCCATTTGATGATGATTCCAAATTTATTTTTTTTAGTGATTGCCATCGCGGGGACAATAGTTTTGCCGATGATTTTGCCAACAATCGCAACATATATTTCCATGCACTAAACCATTATTATCGCGAAGGTTTCCAATATATTGAGCTTGGCGATGGTGACGAACTTTGGGAAAACATTAGTTTTGAGTCCATTTTTGAGGCCCATAAAAATGTATACCAACTTTTACGAAGGTTCCATTTGGAAAAGCGGTTGCACATGATTTGGGGCAACCACGATATGGTGTACCGCGACCCCGATTATGTAGATGAGCATCTTTCCCATTATTTTGAACCGATCGATGGTTCCGACAAGGAACTTTTTGAGGGAATCACCTATCACGAAGCCATTATTTTAAAGCATACGGAAACTGGGCAAGAGCTTTTTTGCACGCACGGCCACCAAGCGGATTGGTGGAACTATGTTTGTTGGCGCATAGGCAGGTTTTTGGTCCGGGTGTTATGGAAACCGCTCCAAGTCGTTGGTATTGCCGACCCGACAAGTCCAGCTAAAAATTACAAGGAACTTATCCGTATCGAGAAGCGCATCAAACGATGGATCCTAAAAAAAGATTTGCTCGTAACCTTGGCCGGGCATACGCACAGACCACGCTTTCCCGAACCGGGCCAGATCCCTTTTTTTAACGATGGTAGTTGTGTCCACCCCAGGAGTATCACCGGCATAGAGATTGAAAAAGGAAAAATATCCCTCATCAAATGGCACATTGACACCAAACCTGATGGTACGTTACAGATTGTTCGGGTTTTGCTGGAAGGTCCAGAAAAATTACAAGATTACATCTCGCCTTGA